In Natronococcus occultus SP4, the following proteins share a genomic window:
- a CDS encoding adenosylcobalamin-dependent ribonucleoside-diphosphate reductase encodes MSEPELSAEELTLPIKRTEGNTLEERLTANAYENILPARYLRKDADGELIEQQEDLFDRVGKNIALAEAVFEAEKRDLEITVTPDQLKPDHPRRDELAAEVFGAGTTADDDAEAALSIYNVNKFAYDTVVPELPEEVRAHVEDVAAEFQGMMENLDFMPNSPTLMNAGDELQQLSACFVDSPEDDIDDIHQTAKEAAQVFQSGGGMGYAFWRLRPYGDAVGSTGGIASGPITFMRTYDQMCETIAQGGARRGAQMGVMRVSHPDVIQFIHAKNKDVSLAETLRLNDPDDYTHTSFQDALEEARELIDDEGRVPKHLRNAVEGHLSNFNISVGITDDFMEAVQNGEEFTFTNPRTGEPHIATAETKELYEMFDLGEHVEVGEELSIPAEELWDDIVEGAHENGEPGVIYLERVNKQHSFDVDKHPDHRILATNPCGEQPLEEYEACNLGHINLSTLADLEAPDWRVWYDEHGDEYESLEDAVDAFLADAVDFEEFDRRIEMGTRFLENVVTMSDFPVEKIEQKVREMRKIGLGIMGLAQLYIQLGMEYGSEASNEVARQLMTHINHTSKWTSHELAEERGSFDEWDNSKYANPTEYREWFEHQTGEDADDWAEGFPIRNHNTTTIAPTGTTSMVGNTTGGCEPIYNVAYYKNVSDDVQGDEMLVEFDDYFLRVLEDNGIDVDAVKEEAQEQMATNQFNGVEGLSTVPDAIGELFVTTGDLSAKDHAGVQVACQAGVDSAISKTVNAPSDSTLEDAKDVFEYIYEHGGKGVTYYRDGTRSKQVLTTRADNAEFADETEAAEALVEQIDEIFGGLEAFLESEDVQDILEADVDSMAGTDDRDPVQVDFTEKRERPDALHGVSQRIDTGYGKVYVTINEDPETGQPFELFANIGHSGGFTNSFTEALAKVISTSLRSGVDPEEIVDELCGTRSPKVAWDKGEQIQSIPDAIGTAMRRYLEGEIDKPYPTQQTLEDATDAEIADGPKTDGGAAAAETAGDDDAVQDLIDAGESPECPDCGSLSLYYSEGCKTCESCGWSEC; translated from the coding sequence ATGAGCGAGCCGGAGCTCTCCGCGGAAGAGCTGACCCTCCCGATCAAACGCACCGAGGGCAACACCCTCGAGGAGCGACTGACCGCCAACGCCTACGAGAACATCCTCCCCGCCCGCTACCTCCGCAAGGACGCCGACGGCGAGCTGATCGAACAGCAGGAGGACCTGTTCGACCGCGTCGGCAAGAACATCGCGCTCGCGGAGGCCGTCTTCGAGGCCGAGAAACGCGACCTCGAGATCACGGTCACGCCCGACCAGCTCAAACCCGACCACCCGCGGCGAGACGAACTCGCCGCAGAGGTCTTCGGTGCCGGGACGACGGCGGACGATGACGCCGAAGCCGCGCTCTCTATCTACAACGTCAACAAGTTCGCCTACGACACCGTCGTTCCCGAGCTGCCCGAGGAGGTCCGGGCCCACGTCGAGGACGTTGCCGCGGAGTTCCAGGGGATGATGGAAAACCTGGACTTCATGCCGAACTCGCCGACGCTGATGAACGCGGGCGACGAGCTCCAGCAGCTCTCGGCGTGTTTCGTCGACTCTCCCGAGGACGACATCGACGACATCCACCAGACCGCCAAAGAGGCCGCACAGGTCTTCCAGAGCGGCGGCGGCATGGGGTATGCCTTCTGGCGGCTCCGACCCTACGGCGACGCGGTCGGGAGCACCGGCGGCATCGCCAGCGGCCCGATCACGTTTATGCGCACCTACGACCAGATGTGCGAGACGATCGCCCAGGGCGGCGCCCGACGGGGCGCCCAGATGGGGGTCATGCGTGTCTCCCATCCGGACGTCATCCAGTTCATCCACGCAAAGAACAAGGACGTCTCGCTGGCCGAGACGCTGCGCCTGAACGACCCTGACGACTACACCCACACCTCCTTCCAGGACGCCCTCGAAGAGGCCCGCGAACTGATCGACGACGAAGGCCGAGTGCCGAAACACCTTCGCAACGCCGTCGAGGGCCACCTCTCGAATTTCAACATCTCCGTCGGGATCACCGACGACTTTATGGAGGCCGTCCAGAACGGCGAGGAGTTTACCTTCACCAACCCCCGGACGGGCGAGCCACATATCGCGACCGCGGAGACCAAGGAGCTGTACGAGATGTTCGACCTCGGCGAGCACGTCGAGGTCGGTGAGGAGCTGTCGATCCCGGCCGAGGAGCTGTGGGACGACATCGTCGAGGGCGCCCACGAGAACGGCGAGCCCGGCGTGATCTACCTCGAGCGAGTCAACAAGCAACACTCCTTCGATGTGGACAAACATCCAGATCATAGAATTCTTGCAACAAATCCTTGCGGAGAACAACCTTTGGAGGAGTACGAGGCCTGTAACCTCGGACACATCAACCTCTCGACGCTCGCCGATCTGGAGGCGCCGGACTGGCGCGTCTGGTACGACGAGCACGGCGACGAGTACGAGTCGCTGGAGGACGCGGTCGACGCCTTCCTCGCGGACGCCGTCGACTTCGAGGAGTTCGACCGTCGCATCGAGATGGGGACGCGATTCCTCGAGAACGTCGTCACGATGAGCGACTTCCCGGTCGAGAAGATCGAGCAGAAGGTCCGGGAGATGCGCAAGATCGGCCTGGGTATCATGGGGCTGGCACAGCTGTACATCCAGCTCGGGATGGAGTACGGCAGCGAGGCCTCCAACGAAGTCGCCCGCCAGCTGATGACCCACATCAACCACACCTCGAAGTGGACCTCCCACGAGCTCGCCGAAGAGCGCGGGAGCTTCGATGAGTGGGACAACTCGAAGTACGCGAACCCGACGGAGTACCGCGAGTGGTTCGAGCACCAGACCGGCGAGGACGCCGACGACTGGGCCGAGGGGTTCCCGATTCGCAACCACAACACGACGACCATCGCACCGACGGGCACCACGAGTATGGTGGGCAACACCACCGGCGGCTGTGAGCCGATCTACAACGTCGCCTACTACAAGAACGTCTCCGACGACGTCCAGGGCGACGAGATGTTAGTCGAGTTCGACGACTACTTCCTCCGGGTACTGGAGGACAACGGCATCGACGTCGACGCCGTCAAGGAAGAGGCCCAGGAGCAGATGGCGACCAACCAGTTCAACGGCGTCGAGGGGCTCTCGACGGTGCCCGACGCCATCGGCGAACTGTTCGTCACGACCGGCGACCTCTCGGCGAAAGACCACGCCGGCGTCCAGGTCGCCTGTCAGGCCGGCGTCGACTCCGCGATCTCGAAGACGGTCAACGCGCCCAGCGACTCCACGCTCGAGGACGCCAAGGACGTCTTCGAGTACATCTACGAACACGGCGGCAAGGGCGTCACCTACTACCGCGACGGCACCCGCAGCAAGCAGGTGCTGACGACCCGCGCCGACAACGCCGAGTTCGCCGACGAGACCGAAGCCGCCGAGGCCCTCGTCGAACAGATCGACGAGATCTTCGGCGGTCTCGAGGCGTTCCTCGAGAGCGAGGACGTCCAGGATATCCTCGAGGCGGACGTCGACTCGATGGCCGGGACGGACGACCGCGACCCCGTCCAGGTCGACTTCACCGAGAAGCGCGAACGGCCCGACGCCCTACACGGCGTCAGCCAGCGCATCGACACCGGCTACGGGAAGGTGTACGTGACGATCAACGAGGACCCCGAAACGGGCCAGCCGTTCGAGCTGTTCGCGAACATCGGCCACTCGGGCGGGTTCACGAACTCCTTTACCGAGGCGCTGGCGAAGGTCATCTCGACCTCGCTGCGCTCGGGCGTCGACCCCGAGGAGATCGTCGACGAACTCTGTGGTACTCGGAGCCCGAAGGTCGCCTGGGACAAAGGCGAGCAGATCCAGTCGATCCCCGACGCCATCGGCACCGCGATGCGTCGCTACCTCGAGGGCGAGATCGACAAGCCGTACCCGACCCAGCAGACCCTAGAGGACGCGACGGACGCCGAGATCGCCGACGGGCCGAAGACCGACGGCGGCGCCGCGGCCGCGGAGACGGCTGGCGACGACGACGCCGTCCAGGACCTCATTGACGCGGGCGAATCCCCCGAGTGTCCCGACTGCGGCTCGCTCTCGCTGTACTACTCGGAGGGCTGCAAGACCTGCGAGTCCTGCGGCTGGAGCGAGTGCTGA
- a CDS encoding carboxypeptidase-like regulatory domain-containing protein: MRTTRSLVLEVDSDEVLLGEPVTIRVRDRLQNPIEGATVSTRQKGVRTDKTGRCQLTFHAPGLWSLTATKPGEGEISYRPATVLLRAVTRPAMARRIRRIAACSQ; encoded by the coding sequence ATGAGAACGACGCGATCGCTCGTCCTGGAGGTCGACAGCGACGAGGTACTGCTGGGCGAGCCCGTCACGATCCGCGTGCGGGATCGGTTACAGAACCCGATCGAAGGCGCCACCGTCTCTACCCGACAGAAGGGCGTCCGAACCGACAAGACGGGGCGCTGTCAGCTCACCTTCCACGCACCGGGCCTATGGTCGCTCACTGCGACCAAGCCGGGTGAGGGCGAGATCTCCTACCGGCCCGCGACGGTGCTTCTGCGTGCGGTTACCAGACCCGCGATGGCGCGGCGGATCCGTCGGATCGCGGCCTGTTCGCAGTAA
- a CDS encoding HVO_2523 family zinc finger protein yields the protein MSDEDDGATAESASPPTCPHCRAPLYSRHCKYVCPQHGVVIDCSDPFR from the coding sequence ATGAGCGACGAGGACGACGGAGCGACCGCCGAATCGGCGAGCCCGCCGACCTGCCCGCACTGTCGGGCGCCGCTGTACAGCCGCCACTGCAAGTACGTCTGTCCCCAGCACGGCGTCGTGATCGACTGCAGCGACCCGTTCCGGTGA
- a CDS encoding TVP38/TMEM64 family protein: MRTDRTLVAVAVLSVLGVGALVPSSAIVAAVEPATTDPVRFGILVAGLYLLRPLATLPTTPLAVVVGYGYGVAIGIPIALAGVAVTVVPVFLVARRFVRTEDAGTSPGRVGRVLGRARDTVERYYETAGPIRGVVAARLAPIPSDVATCGAAISGVSLRQLVAGTVVGELPWTVAAVVVGASTATVAADGVGELGLSLALACTGAAALLLAGPISRRLLFYSRPAGSAD, from the coding sequence ATGCGTACGGATCGCACGCTCGTCGCGGTCGCCGTCCTCTCGGTTCTCGGCGTTGGGGCGCTCGTCCCGTCATCGGCGATCGTCGCAGCCGTCGAACCGGCGACGACGGACCCGGTCCGCTTCGGCATCCTCGTCGCGGGGCTGTACCTGCTCCGTCCGCTCGCGACCCTGCCGACGACTCCGCTCGCGGTCGTCGTCGGCTACGGCTACGGCGTCGCAATCGGGATCCCGATCGCCCTCGCGGGCGTCGCGGTGACCGTCGTTCCGGTCTTTCTGGTTGCTCGCCGGTTCGTCCGGACCGAGGACGCAGGGACGTCTCCGGGGAGGGTCGGCCGCGTCCTCGGTCGCGCCCGCGACACGGTCGAGCGCTACTACGAGACCGCGGGACCGATTCGGGGGGTCGTCGCCGCCCGGCTCGCGCCGATCCCCTCGGACGTCGCGACCTGTGGCGCGGCGATAAGCGGCGTCTCGCTCCGACAGCTCGTGGCCGGAACGGTCGTCGGAGAACTTCCGTGGACGGTTGCCGCGGTCGTCGTCGGCGCCTCGACGGCGACGGTCGCCGCTGACGGGGTCGGTGAACTGGGACTCTCGCTGGCGCTTGCCTGCACGGGCGCTGCGGCCCTGTTGCTCGCCGGGCCGATCTCCCGCCGACTGCTGTTTTACTCCCGGCCTGCCGGAAGCGCCGACTGA
- a CDS encoding DUF5830 family protein → MNGDERAVEPTDDRVELGLALLERLEHESLPLPAVVDRIETVTTDPTVTRTILDQAELRGIIDREDGIVRPKSRQYVQFDRDVITKDGEFSCRRCGSGLSTGYFIDLDAGELGPYGSSCIRKVTGRE, encoded by the coding sequence ATGAACGGCGACGAGCGCGCGGTCGAGCCCACCGACGACCGCGTCGAACTCGGACTGGCGCTGCTCGAGCGACTCGAACACGAGTCGCTGCCCCTGCCCGCGGTCGTCGATCGGATCGAGACCGTCACCACCGATCCGACGGTGACCCGGACGATCCTCGACCAGGCCGAGCTCCGCGGGATCATCGACCGCGAGGACGGGATCGTCCGTCCGAAGAGCCGCCAGTACGTGCAGTTCGACCGGGACGTGATCACGAAAGACGGGGAGTTCTCCTGTCGGCGCTGTGGCTCAGGGCTCTCGACGGGTTATTTCATCGACCTCGATGCCGGCGAACTCGGGCCGTACGGCTCCTCCTGTATCCGGAAGGTGACGGGCCGGGAGTGA
- a CDS encoding DUF7115 domain-containing protein — MTVPAIVQSALHGEEIHTRVSIGGDDELFVADSKCLVYRAEGLLTDESIEELPYDADRLTLSEGRRKSSITLEYSLEGTSEVSIPATNTEDVLRPLLAGVLEANGAVDADESLIELYRFSELTLVLTEKRLLEHVGSAVWDEESQEYHFEDVTNLSFEDGDVATRIVLEVDGRPRRIKTPNDAADDVRERLKRALISYYETDSAELDDTLDESANDADAEPASRADSTSRSRGEASARSRRAVRAQPTENQRAAVEKRQPMADGADAAAADATGEVGRAAVAGQSHDGASREVLERLEALEDAVERQNERLQEQQRTIDRLIEELRQGR, encoded by the coding sequence ATGACCGTTCCCGCCATCGTTCAGTCCGCTCTCCACGGCGAGGAGATCCACACACGGGTCTCGATCGGCGGTGACGACGAACTCTTCGTCGCCGACTCGAAGTGTCTCGTCTACCGGGCCGAGGGCCTGCTGACCGACGAATCGATCGAGGAACTTCCCTACGACGCCGACCGCCTGACCCTCTCGGAGGGCCGACGCAAGTCCTCGATCACCCTCGAGTACTCCCTCGAGGGAACCAGCGAGGTGTCGATCCCCGCTACCAACACCGAGGACGTCCTCCGCCCGCTCCTGGCGGGCGTCCTCGAGGCCAACGGCGCCGTCGACGCCGACGAATCCCTCATCGAGCTCTACCGGTTCAGCGAACTCACCCTCGTGTTGACCGAGAAGCGCCTGCTCGAACACGTCGGGAGCGCCGTCTGGGACGAGGAGTCCCAGGAGTACCACTTCGAGGACGTGACGAACCTTTCCTTCGAGGACGGCGACGTCGCGACCCGGATCGTCCTCGAGGTCGACGGCCGTCCGCGGCGGATCAAGACGCCCAACGACGCGGCCGACGACGTTCGCGAGCGACTCAAGCGGGCGCTGATCTCCTACTACGAGACCGACTCCGCGGAGCTCGACGACACCCTCGACGAGTCCGCGAACGACGCCGACGCGGAGCCAGCATCGAGAGCGGACTCGACCTCACGTTCGCGAGGCGAGGCGTCCGCCAGATCCCGGCGGGCCGTTCGGGCCCAGCCGACGGAGAATCAGCGAGCCGCGGTCGAAAAGCGCCAGCCGATGGCCGACGGTGCCGACGCCGCCGCGGCTGACGCGACGGGGGAGGTCGGCCGTGCCGCCGTCGCCGGGCAGTCCCACGACGGCGCTAGCCGGGAAGTCCTCGAACGCCTCGAGGCCCTCGAGGACGCGGTCGAGCGTCAGAACGAACGCCTCCAGGAACAACAGCGAACGATCGATCGGCTCATCGAGGAGCTCCGCCAGGGCCGATAG
- a CDS encoding AI-2E family transporter yields the protein MADPSQGITEQTALGIVAAISGVLALLLVLPYLQYVLLAVVLAYVLAPAQTALERVMSPTASALTLIAAALLVLVLPVLYVLVVAIRQAAQLVGTIQQQGLDVTAIDRQLEQFGYQLDPDAAFAALEANQDQIDDGLHGLHGAVTGTLEFLGGLPSMAFGLTVTAFVLFGLLRDGDRLVDWLQTVVPISDDARDELFAELDRLMWASVVGNVIVSAIQAILLGLGLWVLDVPGVVFLTVATFVLALLPLIGAFGIWVPVSVYLLAVGEPFSALALVIYGTLVSASDMYLRPAIIGKSGALSSAVIVLGIFGGVAVLGAVGLFVGPVVLGAAKIAFDLFSQARREPTAA from the coding sequence ATGGCCGACCCGTCCCAGGGGATCACCGAACAGACCGCGCTCGGAATCGTCGCGGCGATAAGCGGCGTCCTCGCGCTGTTGCTCGTGCTCCCGTACCTGCAGTACGTGTTGCTCGCCGTGGTGCTCGCCTACGTCCTCGCGCCCGCCCAGACCGCCCTCGAGCGGGTGATGAGTCCGACCGCGTCGGCACTGACGCTGATCGCGGCCGCCCTGCTCGTGCTCGTCCTCCCGGTGTTGTACGTCCTCGTCGTCGCGATCCGCCAGGCTGCCCAGCTCGTGGGGACGATCCAACAGCAGGGACTCGACGTGACGGCGATCGACCGACAGCTCGAGCAGTTCGGCTACCAGCTCGACCCCGACGCCGCGTTTGCGGCCCTCGAGGCCAACCAGGACCAGATCGACGACGGCCTCCACGGGCTCCACGGCGCGGTGACCGGTACCCTCGAGTTCCTCGGCGGACTCCCGTCGATGGCGTTCGGGCTCACGGTGACGGCGTTCGTTCTCTTCGGCCTGCTCCGGGACGGCGATCGGCTGGTCGACTGGCTCCAGACCGTCGTGCCGATCAGCGACGACGCCAGAGACGAGCTGTTCGCCGAACTCGATCGGCTCATGTGGGCGTCGGTCGTCGGCAACGTGATCGTCTCGGCGATCCAGGCGATCCTGCTGGGGCTCGGCCTGTGGGTTCTCGATGTACCCGGCGTCGTCTTCCTCACGGTCGCGACGTTCGTGCTTGCACTGCTGCCGCTGATCGGCGCCTTCGGGATCTGGGTGCCGGTTTCGGTCTACCTCCTCGCGGTCGGGGAGCCGTTCTCGGCCCTGGCACTGGTGATCTACGGGACGCTCGTCAGCGCCTCTGATATGTACCTCCGGCCGGCGATCATCGGCAAAAGCGGCGCGCTCAGCTCGGCGGTGATCGTTCTGGGAATCTTCGGCGGCGTCGCCGTCCTCGGCGCCGTCGGTCTGTTCGTCGGTCCCGTCGTCCTCGGCGCGGCCAAGATCGCGTTCGACCTCTTCAGTCAGGCGCGTCGCGAACCGACGGCCGCGTAG
- a CDS encoding HalOD1 output domain-containing protein has translation MTETTQQQPSVSTTDCYVIQYDRLDETPLSVAIANAVATYRDIDATELEPLYYVINPEALERLFAPRADGLRSEGSVTFEYNGCSVTVTADGEIRVTTA, from the coding sequence ATGACTGAAACGACACAACAACAGCCGTCCGTATCGACGACAGACTGCTACGTTATCCAGTACGACCGACTCGACGAGACGCCGCTCAGCGTCGCGATCGCCAACGCGGTCGCGACCTACCGAGACATCGACGCGACCGAACTCGAGCCGCTGTACTACGTGATCAACCCCGAGGCGCTCGAGCGCCTGTTCGCGCCTCGAGCCGACGGCCTCCGGAGCGAGGGTTCGGTAACCTTCGAGTACAACGGCTGTTCGGTCACCGTTACGGCCGACGGCGAGATCCGCGTCACGACCGCGTAG
- a CDS encoding GAF domain-containing protein, which yields MDSGLEAAGVGAVRVLVVGSAPWIERAATVLEDRSAVLVDTDPSRDLDPERLAAADCVLTDDRTVLREVDGRLPVVCAVEDVREADVEAILADGATDVVDARASDRAALLARRLGLAVASTDCDEARYRSLLERSSDLVIVVDDAGRITDAGSSLEDVLGFEATALDGEDVLGAIHPEDRPAVADAFDAVLDDPPGASRTVTYRYRRDGSWRVHETAFANHLADPVVDGVIASIRDVTRYYRVERELAESLERVSDAFYALDSDWRFTYVNSRAAELLGYSRSELLGEDVRELFPHGFRSELFERFETAMEHQESLSWEHNSESLGIWMEINVYPSATGLSVAFRDVTERVQYREALSALHEATSHLLTVDSKDEACEYVVRVADDVLDLDSIVYRFDEQHNELVPAAYSDELERAVGTPPRLAPDEGITWETFATGEPSVFGDVRESELVYNESTDVRSGLYVPLGEHGVFAAVSTVVDRYDEDTVELVELFATTAEAALDRIGRTRRLHDSERKLKRQNRNLERVNASKQIRQDIEEHLLRSDSREAIERGVCTRLVETDSCSFAWIGDSDPSGSRIRPRTHAGLDRGYLETVTATAVDDSAAEPSGRAARTGRPVAVENVADNVGDGEWRTDALSRSFQSVLSIPLVYDGHRYGVLSVYADEPDAFDDPFESMLADLGESVAYTIDAIQRKNALLADGVTEVELELTTASPLCRFADALDRRLAFEGATLQDDGTALAFVSLEPAIDADVLGASVEGIEDAMVLTASEDRTLVQLRVTGPFVGTIVGDRGATLRDLVCDETSYRATVDLPAGLELRTVLADFERHGLSASMVARRDRPSDDASSLGGPARKALLEQLTPRQREVVRTAYHSGFFEWPRRTTGESVADSLSISPPAFHKHVRYVEGKLFAALFEGVTTDG from the coding sequence ATGGATTCCGGACTCGAGGCTGCGGGGGTGGGGGCGGTTCGCGTGCTCGTCGTCGGCTCGGCGCCCTGGATCGAGCGCGCGGCGACCGTCCTCGAGGACCGTTCTGCGGTCCTCGTCGATACCGACCCGTCCCGCGATCTCGATCCCGAGCGACTCGCCGCCGCGGACTGCGTGCTGACCGACGATCGAACCGTCCTCCGGGAGGTCGACGGCCGGCTCCCGGTCGTCTGCGCCGTCGAGGACGTCCGCGAGGCCGATGTCGAAGCGATCCTGGCCGACGGCGCGACCGACGTCGTCGACGCGCGGGCGAGCGACCGAGCCGCGCTTCTCGCCCGACGGCTGGGGCTTGCGGTCGCGTCGACCGACTGCGACGAGGCGCGGTACCGGTCGCTGCTCGAGCGCTCCTCGGACCTCGTGATCGTCGTCGACGACGCCGGACGGATCACCGACGCCGGCTCCAGTCTCGAGGACGTCCTCGGCTTCGAGGCGACCGCACTCGACGGCGAGGACGTCCTCGGGGCGATCCACCCTGAGGACAGGCCGGCCGTCGCCGACGCGTTCGACGCCGTCCTCGACGATCCGCCGGGCGCGAGTCGAACCGTCACTTACCGCTACCGCCGGGACGGGTCCTGGCGCGTCCACGAGACGGCGTTCGCGAACCACCTCGCGGACCCGGTCGTCGACGGGGTGATCGCCTCGATCCGGGACGTGACTCGCTACTACCGAGTCGAGCGCGAGCTCGCCGAGTCGCTCGAACGAGTCAGCGACGCGTTCTACGCGCTCGATTCGGACTGGCGGTTCACCTACGTCAACAGCCGGGCCGCGGAGCTGCTTGGCTACTCGCGGTCGGAACTGCTCGGCGAGGACGTCCGGGAGCTGTTCCCCCACGGGTTCCGCTCGGAGCTGTTCGAGCGCTTCGAGACGGCGATGGAGCACCAGGAGTCGCTCTCCTGGGAACACAACTCGGAGTCGCTCGGGATCTGGATGGAGATCAACGTCTATCCCTCCGCAACCGGGCTCTCTGTCGCCTTCCGGGACGTCACCGAGCGCGTCCAGTATCGGGAGGCACTGAGCGCGCTCCACGAGGCGACCAGTCACCTGCTGACTGTCGACTCGAAGGACGAGGCCTGCGAGTACGTCGTCAGGGTCGCCGACGACGTCCTCGATCTCGATAGCATCGTCTACCGGTTCGACGAGCAGCACAACGAGCTCGTGCCGGCGGCGTACTCCGACGAGCTCGAACGGGCGGTCGGCACGCCGCCGCGTCTGGCGCCCGACGAGGGGATCACGTGGGAGACGTTCGCCACCGGCGAGCCGTCGGTGTTCGGCGACGTTCGGGAGTCCGAGCTGGTCTACAACGAATCGACCGACGTCCGGAGTGGGCTCTACGTTCCGCTCGGCGAACACGGCGTCTTCGCCGCGGTGTCGACGGTGGTCGATCGGTACGACGAGGACACCGTCGAACTGGTGGAGCTGTTCGCGACGACGGCAGAGGCGGCGCTCGACCGTATCGGACGGACCCGCCGGCTCCACGACAGCGAGCGGAAGCTGAAACGACAGAATCGTAACCTCGAGCGGGTGAACGCCTCGAAACAGATCCGGCAGGATATCGAGGAACACCTGCTGCGTTCCGACTCGCGGGAGGCGATCGAGCGTGGCGTCTGTACCAGACTCGTCGAGACCGATAGCTGCTCGTTCGCCTGGATCGGCGACTCCGACCCGAGCGGGAGCCGGATCCGACCCCGGACCCACGCTGGTCTCGACCGGGGCTACCTCGAGACGGTCACGGCGACGGCCGTCGACGACTCCGCGGCGGAGCCGTCGGGACGGGCAGCCCGGACCGGCCGTCCGGTAGCCGTCGAGAACGTCGCCGACAACGTGGGGGACGGCGAGTGGCGAACCGACGCGCTCTCGCGGAGCTTCCAGTCGGTGCTCTCGATCCCACTGGTCTACGACGGCCACCGCTACGGCGTCCTCTCGGTGTACGCCGACGAACCGGACGCCTTCGACGACCCATTCGAGTCGATGCTCGCTGATCTCGGAGAGAGCGTCGCGTATACGATCGACGCCATCCAGCGAAAGAACGCGCTGCTGGCGGACGGCGTCACCGAGGTCGAACTCGAGTTGACGACCGCGTCGCCGCTGTGTCGGTTTGCCGACGCCCTCGATCGCCGACTCGCGTTCGAGGGCGCGACCCTGCAGGACGACGGGACCGCGCTGGCGTTCGTCTCCCTCGAGCCCGCGATCGACGCCGACGTCCTCGGGGCGTCGGTCGAGGGGATCGAGGACGCGATGGTGCTTACCGCTTCCGAGGACCGGACGCTCGTCCAGCTCCGGGTGACCGGGCCGTTCGTCGGGACGATCGTCGGCGACCGCGGCGCCACGCTTCGTGACCTCGTCTGCGATGAGACGAGCTATCGGGCGACCGTCGACCTCCCGGCCGGCCTCGAGCTCCGGACCGTCCTCGCGGATTTCGAACGCCACGGCCTGTCGGCGTCGATGGTCGCGCGCCGGGATCGCCCGTCGGACGACGCGTCCTCGCTCGGCGGGCCGGCGCGGAAGGCGCTGCTCGAACAGCTCACGCCCCGCCAGCGGGAAGTCGTCCGAACGGCCTACCACAGCGGCTTTTTCGAGTGGCCCCGCCGGACGACGGGTGAGTCGGTCGCCGACTCGCTGTCGATCTCGCCGCCGGCGTTTCACAAACACGTCCGATACGTCGAGGGAAAGCTGTTCGCGGCGCTGTTCGAGGGCGTGACGACGGACGGTTAA